A part of Bacillus thuringiensis genomic DNA contains:
- the ypeB gene encoding germination protein YpeB yields the protein MLRGIIIVLLTVGVVGTGYWGYKEHQEKNAVLIRAENSYQRAFHDLAYEVDLLHDKIGTTLAMNSRASLSPALADVWRLTSEARSDVGQLPLTLMPFNKTEEFLANIGDFSYRAAIRDLEKEPLNDQEYKTLETLYSNAGNIQDELRKVQHLVLKNNLRWMDVEMALASNRDPADNTIIDGLKTVEKNVTSYSSTNFGPTFTSAQKNKKGGFEAEGKAISKDEAAKIAKSFLNLKGNEKVDVEKSGKGAKESFYSVKIKDKATNNEFHMDITGKGGYPIWVMNNREIKEQKISLNDAGSKGLTFLKDHKFNNMELYDSSQYDNVGVFTYVVNENGIRIYPEAIQMKIALDDGSIVGFSAKEYLASHQKRTVPSAKLTAAEARKKINPDVKVMEERKAVVVNDLHNEVLCYEFVGTLGKDTYQIFINANSGAEEKVKKMQAVEKIYD from the coding sequence ATGTTACGAGGTATTATAATCGTATTATTAACAGTCGGAGTAGTTGGAACAGGATACTGGGGCTATAAAGAGCATCAAGAGAAGAATGCAGTATTAATTCGAGCAGAAAATAGCTATCAACGTGCATTTCATGATTTGGCGTACGAGGTTGATTTGTTGCACGATAAAATTGGAACAACGCTTGCGATGAATTCACGTGCATCTTTATCACCAGCATTAGCAGACGTATGGCGTTTAACATCTGAAGCGCGTTCGGATGTAGGACAATTGCCTTTAACATTAATGCCATTTAATAAAACAGAAGAATTTTTAGCAAATATCGGCGATTTTAGTTATCGTGCAGCCATTCGTGATTTAGAAAAAGAACCGTTAAATGATCAAGAATACAAAACGTTGGAAACTTTATATTCAAATGCAGGAAATATACAAGATGAGTTACGAAAAGTACAACATCTTGTTTTGAAAAATAATTTACGATGGATGGATGTTGAGATGGCACTCGCATCAAATCGTGATCCTGCAGACAATACAATTATTGACGGATTAAAAACAGTAGAGAAAAACGTAACATCGTATTCATCTACAAACTTCGGACCGACCTTTACTAGTGCACAAAAAAATAAAAAAGGCGGATTTGAAGCAGAAGGGAAAGCAATCTCTAAAGATGAAGCAGCGAAAATTGCAAAATCGTTTTTGAACTTAAAAGGAAATGAAAAAGTAGATGTTGAGAAAAGCGGAAAAGGTGCGAAAGAATCTTTCTATAGTGTGAAAATTAAAGATAAAGCAACGAATAACGAGTTTCATATGGATATTACTGGAAAAGGTGGATATCCAATTTGGGTAATGAATAATCGAGAAATTAAAGAGCAGAAAATTAGTTTAAACGATGCTGGAAGTAAAGGTTTGACATTTTTAAAGGACCATAAGTTTAATAATATGGAGCTTTATGATAGCTCGCAATATGATAATGTTGGTGTATTTACGTATGTAGTAAATGAGAATGGCATACGAATTTATCCAGAAGCAATCCAAATGAAAATTGCTTTAGATGACGGTTCCATCGTTGGGTTTTCCGCAAAAGAATATTTAGCATCACACCAAAAACGAACAGTTCCCTCAGCAAAGCTAACTGCAGCAGAAGCAAGAAAGAAAATCAATCCAGATGTTAAAGTTATGGAAGAACGTAAAGCTGTCGTAGTAAATGATTTGCATAATGAAGTACTTTGCTATGAATTTGTAGGTACTTTAGGGAAAGATACGTACCAAATTTTCATTAATGCAAATAGCGGGGCAGAGGAAAAAGTGAAGAAAATGCAAGCTGTTGAAAAAATTTATGATTAA
- a CDS encoding Pr6Pr family membrane protein, producing MKGVKTLSLFRLCLSLLACSAIITQFIIRSQVKPFNPVNFFSFFTIESNILVAVILLLSSIGTATFGRSEQFGILRGAATVYILTTGLIYFLLLRGLEESLQTAIPWVNTVLHYIMPIAMLLDWILNPPSKKITWKQAVSWLLFPFFYVVYSLIRGPIVNWYPYPFLDPRIGEYGSVLLYSIGIAVVIGAICILVRFLGNRKFREEF from the coding sequence ATGAAAGGTGTAAAAACATTATCTTTATTTAGACTATGTTTAAGTCTTTTAGCATGTAGCGCGATTATTACGCAATTTATAATACGATCACAAGTGAAACCATTCAATCCAGTTAATTTTTTTAGCTTTTTCACGATTGAAAGTAACATCTTAGTAGCAGTTATTCTCCTTCTTAGTAGTATAGGAACTGCTACATTTGGTCGATCAGAGCAGTTTGGTATACTTCGTGGCGCGGCAACTGTATATATACTTACGACAGGACTCATTTATTTTTTGTTATTAAGAGGATTAGAAGAATCACTTCAAACCGCAATACCATGGGTAAATACGGTGCTACATTATATCATGCCAATTGCAATGCTTTTAGATTGGATTTTAAATCCACCTAGTAAGAAAATCACTTGGAAACAAGCTGTGAGTTGGCTCTTATTCCCGTTTTTTTACGTTGTGTACAGCTTAATACGTGGCCCGATTGTGAATTGGTATCCTTATCCGTTTTTAGATCCGAGAATAGGGGAATATGGTAGCGTACTTTTATACAGTATAGGGATAGCGGTTGTAATTGGCGCTATTTGTATATTGGTAAGATTTTTAGGGAATCGAAAATTTAGGGAAGAATTTTAA
- a CDS encoding serine hydrolase domain-containing protein, whose amino-acid sequence MDFKQLENKFEKKKVNTFLVYQKGELTTEYYKTLECKNNLFKVNSITKSIVSILIGIAIDKDYINDIHTPITEWIENVSEEKQDLTLYHLLTMTTGEDWKEFGNGVVFPNDFVESENWVQYISEKPIIEEPATKMNYNSGSSHLLSYIIQKATGMSTEQFAKNYLFDPLEITEYEWQQDPQGIHVGGFGMKMKSKDLLKLGILCLQNGYWQGNEIVSSKWLEESSTALFETYEHVGAYGYHWWVLNNERFHIPYYIYFAMGYGGQYIVIIPQLELVAVISSHMPKRGLVPLKLFIEHVQENDKFK is encoded by the coding sequence TTGGATTTCAAGCAACTAGAAAATAAATTTGAAAAGAAAAAAGTAAATACATTTCTTGTTTATCAAAAAGGTGAGTTAACAACTGAGTATTATAAAACGTTAGAATGTAAAAATAATCTATTTAAAGTAAATTCGATTACAAAAAGCATTGTATCTATATTAATTGGTATTGCAATCGATAAAGACTATATAAATGATATACATACACCGATTACAGAGTGGATTGAAAATGTATCTGAGGAAAAGCAGGATTTGACTCTGTATCATTTATTAACGATGACTACAGGTGAGGATTGGAAAGAGTTTGGAAATGGAGTAGTGTTCCCAAATGATTTTGTAGAATCGGAAAACTGGGTGCAGTACATATCAGAAAAACCAATAATTGAAGAACCGGCTACAAAAATGAATTATAACTCAGGTTCTTCGCATTTGCTTAGCTACATTATCCAAAAGGCTACTGGAATGTCGACAGAGCAGTTTGCGAAAAACTACTTATTTGATCCGTTAGAAATTACCGAGTATGAGTGGCAACAAGATCCCCAAGGAATACATGTCGGCGGATTCGGTATGAAAATGAAGTCTAAAGATTTATTAAAGCTCGGAATATTATGTTTGCAGAATGGATATTGGCAGGGTAATGAAATTGTATCCTCGAAATGGTTAGAAGAATCAAGTACAGCTCTATTTGAAACGTATGAACATGTTGGGGCGTATGGATATCACTGGTGGGTATTGAATAACGAAAGATTTCACATACCGTATTATATATATTTCGCTATGGGATACGGCGGACAATACATCGTTATCATTCCGCAGTTAGAGCTTGTTGCTGTAATAAGTAGTCATATGCCAAAACGCGGACTCGTTCCATTGAAATTATTTATTGAGCATGTACAGGAGAATGATAAGTTTAAATAA
- a CDS encoding aromatic acid exporter family protein codes for MKQVRKWNIVGGRVIKTGIAVFLTVLVCEFFNIPTIFAVITAIVTIEPTATDSIKKGLVRFPASTIGSAYAMTFTFFLGHQALSYALAAMFTIVTCQKLNLHAGTLVATLTAVAMIPITADHYFTAFLIRLATTSTGIIVSTLVNFFILPPHYVKTISGCTEELFVKTANIMEEWLNALIEGKVITKETTHNLSKLNLSLHKAVQFVQYEQKDWKYHRHTKKEMRSFLLVQKQLQLLQQIIYHIDNLARASIETCNWSQNEKEILQRTIHSIISILRNHCNEIDEEHFKLIDELDKKFWDYKNDGGHCKPNQYHHHFSSESIIIFEVLSIHDMLEELKQISEKYEGENQLNCSVHLNVED; via the coding sequence ATGAAACAAGTTAGAAAATGGAATATTGTTGGAGGAAGGGTGATAAAAACCGGAATAGCAGTTTTTCTTACAGTTCTAGTTTGCGAATTTTTCAATATACCCACTATTTTTGCTGTCATCACGGCTATTGTAACGATTGAGCCAACTGCAACGGATTCTATAAAAAAAGGCCTAGTTCGTTTTCCAGCTTCAACAATTGGATCGGCGTATGCAATGACTTTCACATTTTTCCTAGGTCATCAGGCTCTTTCTTATGCGTTAGCAGCGATGTTTACAATCGTTACATGTCAAAAACTAAATTTACATGCGGGAACGTTAGTCGCAACATTAACTGCTGTTGCAATGATCCCTATTACGGCAGATCATTATTTCACTGCATTTTTAATTCGATTAGCTACTACATCTACTGGTATTATAGTATCTACTTTAGTGAATTTTTTCATTTTGCCACCACACTACGTTAAAACCATTTCGGGATGTACAGAGGAACTATTTGTTAAAACGGCAAATATTATGGAGGAATGGCTTAATGCATTAATTGAAGGGAAGGTTATAACGAAAGAGACAACTCATAATCTATCTAAATTGAATTTATCATTACATAAAGCGGTACAATTTGTTCAATATGAGCAAAAAGATTGGAAATATCATCGACATACAAAAAAAGAAATGAGAAGCTTTTTACTTGTACAAAAGCAACTTCAGTTATTACAGCAAATTATTTATCATATAGATAATTTAGCTCGAGCATCAATTGAAACATGTAACTGGTCACAAAATGAAAAAGAGATATTACAGCGAACGATTCATTCTATAATTTCTATATTAAGAAATCATTGTAATGAAATAGATGAAGAACATTTTAAACTGATTGATGAATTAGACAAAAAATTTTGGGATTATAAAAATGATGGAGGACATTGTAAACCAAATCAATATCATCATCACTTTTCAAGCGAATCTATAATAATATTTGAGGTATTATCTATACATGATATGTTAGAGGAATTAAAACAAATATCCGAGAAATATGAGGGTGAAAATCAACTCAATTGTTCGGTTCATTTAAATGTGGAGGATTGA
- the sleB gene encoding spore cortex-lytic enzyme, producing the protein MRQKAIFKIAVLLAFIGLSLMVSSIQLKNVEAFSNQVIQRGASGEDVIELQSRLKYNGFYTGKVDGVFGWGTYWALRNFQEKFGLPVDGLAGTKTKQMLVKATKYDKSTANKGTTTNKGNSGGTAQENKPPQNKGTNVPNGYSQNDIQLMANAVYGESRGEPYLGQVAVAAVILNRVTSASFPNTVSGVIFEPRAFTAVADGQIYLTPNETAKKAVLDAINGWDPTGNALYYFNPDTATSKWIWTRPQIKKIGKHIFCK; encoded by the coding sequence ATGCGTCAAAAAGCTATTTTTAAAATAGCAGTTTTACTTGCATTCATAGGACTATCTTTGATGGTAAGTAGTATACAACTAAAAAATGTTGAAGCTTTTTCTAATCAAGTCATTCAAAGAGGAGCATCTGGCGAAGATGTCATTGAACTGCAATCTCGTTTGAAATATAACGGATTTTATACGGGAAAAGTGGATGGTGTTTTCGGATGGGGTACATACTGGGCACTTCGAAATTTTCAAGAGAAATTCGGATTACCTGTTGATGGTTTAGCTGGAACTAAAACGAAGCAAATGCTCGTGAAGGCAACGAAATATGATAAGTCAACTGCTAATAAAGGAACGACAACAAATAAAGGAAATAGTGGTGGTACTGCACAAGAAAATAAACCACCTCAAAATAAAGGGACAAATGTTCCAAATGGTTATTCTCAAAATGATATTCAGCTCATGGCAAACGCAGTATATGGAGAATCTCGTGGTGAGCCGTACTTAGGGCAAGTTGCAGTAGCTGCGGTTATTTTGAATCGTGTTACAAGTGCATCGTTCCCAAATACCGTTTCGGGTGTAATCTTTGAGCCAAGAGCATTTACAGCAGTAGCAGACGGACAAATATATTTAACACCAAATGAAACAGCGAAAAAAGCTGTATTAGATGCAATTAATGGATGGGACCCAACAGGAAACGCATTGTATTATTTCAATCCGGATACCGCAACAAGTAAATGGATTTGGACTCGTCCACAAATTAAAAAAATCGGGAAACATATTTTCTGTAAATAG
- a CDS encoding GNAT family N-acetyltransferase: protein MNIHTGEIQLVPYREKYKEVIQTFTLPSEQVQFTSDPGELLEKAKSDRTKNVIVILDYNGVPVGLFALQTGDRVQEFTDNQDALLLTSFSINHDRQRKGYAKKSLALLQEFVQRYFPIKNEVVLAVNEKNIPAQNLYEKVGFQDKGFRRMGPIGQQIIMHLPIMK from the coding sequence ATGAACATACATACAGGGGAAATTCAATTAGTTCCGTATAGGGAAAAATATAAAGAAGTTATACAAACATTTACTTTACCAAGTGAACAAGTTCAATTCACATCGGATCCAGGTGAATTATTGGAGAAGGCAAAAAGTGATCGTACAAAAAATGTCATTGTTATTTTAGATTATAATGGGGTACCTGTTGGCCTTTTTGCATTGCAAACAGGAGATAGAGTACAGGAGTTCACAGACAATCAGGATGCTTTACTTTTAACATCTTTTTCTATAAATCACGATAGACAAAGAAAAGGATATGCTAAAAAGTCATTGGCACTATTACAAGAGTTTGTACAACGTTATTTTCCGATAAAAAATGAAGTTGTACTTGCTGTGAATGAAAAAAATATTCCTGCACAAAATTTATATGAAAAAGTCGGCTTCCAAGATAAAGGCTTTAGAAGAATGGGACCAATTGGTCAACAAATTATAATGCATTTACCTATCATGAAATAA
- a CDS encoding DUF3889 domain-containing protein, protein MKKLLKRIAIVVMFITTCSNVYTGPSIVHAQPPYAKWGKLAVEKTKEQYPKAEIIDYLHIGRKPKTVQITVEKFKLWLREDGKEYGVFVDVEFETKTEKFIKLSFQKTSR, encoded by the coding sequence ATGAAGAAATTGTTAAAGCGTATCGCAATCGTCGTTATGTTCATAACAACATGTTCAAATGTATATACTGGCCCATCAATTGTTCATGCGCAACCTCCGTATGCCAAATGGGGGAAACTTGCTGTAGAAAAGACGAAAGAACAATATCCAAAAGCTGAGATTATTGATTATCTTCATATCGGTAGAAAACCAAAAACTGTTCAAATAACAGTCGAAAAATTTAAATTGTGGCTTCGTGAAGATGGAAAAGAATATGGTGTTTTTGTTGATGTAGAATTTGAAACGAAGACGGAGAAATTTATAAAGTTGTCGTTTCAGAAGACGAGTAGATAA
- a CDS encoding ParM/StbA family protein, whose protein sequence is MSILLKAGADAGNNGLKLMVKGQDPIFIPSIYSLYIGEPTGLLDESDVSLSELENHIDVTISSPSLMLNNVRYIVGEKVIQDQLKGTEVEKKSNKSTDELMVITILSGLAVSAMRQSPTSSHINIRYDLSVALPMQLITQEIAAENAKRYMGNHKVVFHYPNGRDVTINVSIEFCKCLPEGASGTWGIVYDEEGNVVKHKIECEQNQVSEIDFVDKTLLSFDIGAGTTEEVVSLGVNFRPQLSKGLSYGVKETLLQIITRWNRKYPTKTIDSITEFNQIYLSEKHPRNALLVEESQPALLGLAARVATDIINKIDDMKDDPYVFIYGGGAVIIKNSLKMILKQKGRLKNVIFVDNPLFTNARGLLVYTCSPKYREHKQKELGFTNLTIS, encoded by the coding sequence ATGTCTATTCTTTTAAAAGCTGGTGCTGATGCAGGAAATAACGGTTTGAAGTTAATGGTGAAAGGGCAAGACCCTATTTTTATTCCGAGTATATATTCTTTATATATAGGAGAGCCTACAGGATTGTTAGATGAGAGTGATGTTTCATTATCTGAGTTAGAAAATCACATTGATGTGACCATTAGTTCTCCATCACTAATGTTAAATAACGTGCGGTATATCGTTGGAGAAAAAGTCATTCAAGATCAATTAAAAGGTACTGAGGTTGAGAAGAAATCAAATAAGTCAACTGATGAGTTAATGGTTATTACAATTCTATCTGGTTTAGCGGTAAGTGCTATGCGTCAAAGCCCAACTTCTAGTCATATTAATATTCGTTACGATTTATCTGTTGCTCTTCCTATGCAGCTTATTACACAAGAAATAGCTGCGGAAAATGCGAAACGTTATATGGGCAATCATAAAGTTGTGTTCCATTATCCAAACGGACGTGATGTTACGATTAATGTATCTATCGAGTTTTGTAAATGCCTACCTGAAGGCGCTTCTGGGACGTGGGGTATTGTATACGATGAAGAAGGAAATGTTGTGAAACATAAAATAGAATGTGAACAAAATCAAGTTTCAGAAATTGATTTTGTTGATAAAACATTATTATCTTTTGATATTGGTGCTGGGACGACAGAAGAAGTAGTTTCACTAGGCGTAAACTTTAGACCACAACTAAGTAAAGGTTTATCATATGGTGTGAAAGAAACGTTGCTACAAATTATTACGAGATGGAACCGAAAGTATCCAACAAAAACGATTGATAGCATTACAGAGTTTAACCAAATTTATTTAAGTGAAAAGCACCCAAGAAATGCGTTATTAGTTGAGGAATCACAACCAGCATTATTAGGTTTAGCAGCGCGTGTCGCAACGGATATCATAAACAAAATTGATGATATGAAAGACGATCCATACGTATTTATATATGGCGGGGGCGCAGTAATTATAAAAAACAGTTTAAAAATGATTTTAAAACAAAAAGGACGACTAAAAAATGTAATCTTTGTAGATAATCCATTATTTACAAATGCACGCGGATTATTAGTTTACACTTGTTCGCCAAAATATAGAGAGCATAAGCAAAAAGAGTTAGGGTTTACAAACTTAACGATAAGTTAG
- a CDS encoding YhcN/YlaJ family sporulation lipoprotein produces MKILIYMLMLCFFITGCSIGKKDNPNEKPEQKNVSTKNVNYTNKPNKPNEKAADHLASLAASVPGVNDATAVVVGKYAIVGIDVKAKLDRTRVESIKYSVAESLKNDPDGANAVVVADVDTYERLKQIGKQIKKGKTGEGILDELAAIVGRVMPQVPNDMIENRETNPIKDNDKQLPKDEEQELRKEQNDQSNNHLNK; encoded by the coding sequence ATGAAGATCCTAATATATATGTTGATGCTTTGCTTTTTTATAACAGGATGCAGTATTGGAAAAAAGGACAATCCAAACGAAAAACCAGAGCAAAAAAATGTTTCGACGAAAAATGTTAATTATACAAACAAACCAAATAAGCCAAATGAAAAAGCGGCGGACCATTTAGCATCTTTAGCCGCAAGTGTGCCAGGTGTAAATGATGCAACAGCGGTAGTTGTGGGGAAATATGCTATTGTAGGTATTGATGTAAAAGCGAAACTCGATCGAACTCGCGTGGAGTCCATTAAATACTCTGTAGCAGAAAGTTTAAAAAACGATCCGGATGGTGCTAATGCAGTCGTTGTAGCGGATGTTGATACGTATGAACGACTCAAACAAATTGGAAAGCAAATTAAAAAAGGAAAAACAGGTGAAGGTATACTTGATGAGTTAGCAGCAATTGTTGGCCGAGTAATGCCACAGGTTCCAAACGACATGATTGAAAATCGAGAAACGAATCCAATTAAAGATAATGATAAACAATTACCAAAAGATGAAGAACAAGAACTAAGAAAAGAACAGAATGACCAATCAAATAATCATTTGAATAAATAA
- the kynB gene encoding arylformamidase has protein sequence MKSSEWIDISQPLNNDIATWPGDTPFSYEVSWSKEESGSVNVGKLTMSIHTGTHIDAPFHFDNDGKKVIDLDVQVYVGPARIIDVSNLESIGKKELENFHLEGVERLLLRTSSHSKTNEFPDIIPHLRADIAPFLSEKGIRLIGVDVPSVDPLDDKELAAHHQLFKHGIHILENVVLDHVADGDYELIALPLALTEADGSPVRAVIRPI, from the coding sequence ATGAAATCATCAGAGTGGATTGATATTTCACAACCGCTAAATAATGATATTGCCACTTGGCCAGGGGATACACCATTTTCGTATGAAGTTTCATGGTCAAAAGAAGAAAGTGGGTCAGTAAATGTCGGAAAGTTAACGATGAGTATTCATACAGGTACTCATATTGACGCACCGTTTCATTTTGATAATGATGGAAAGAAAGTAATAGATTTAGATGTTCAAGTTTATGTTGGTCCAGCGCGCATCATAGATGTTTCTAATCTTGAAAGCATTGGGAAAAAGGAATTAGAAAACTTTCATTTAGAAGGCGTAGAAAGATTATTGTTACGCACATCTTCACATAGTAAAACGAATGAATTCCCAGATATAATACCGCATTTACGTGCTGATATCGCACCATTTCTTTCAGAGAAAGGTATTCGTTTAATCGGGGTAGATGTACCATCAGTAGATCCATTAGATGATAAAGAATTAGCAGCGCATCATCAATTGTTTAAACATGGCATACACATTTTAGAAAATGTCGTACTAGATCATGTAGCAGACGGTGATTATGAATTAATCGCATTACCACTTGCCTTAACAGAAGCAGATGGAAGTCCAGTTCGAGCAGTTATTAGACCAATATAA
- a CDS encoding DUF1697 domain-containing protein — protein sequence MAIYIALLRGINVGGHKIIKMADLKEMFESIGLKQVKTYIQSGNIVFKSEEDITFLKERIQSEIKNVFDFDVPVILKTNEEFINIINNVPYETDALLERENIHVAFLANSLTADESKQLLMYKSEMEDCYIDEKVVYLFFKNSIRNSKLMNQFQKLHTPATVRNWRTVNKLKAIIEGM from the coding sequence ATGGCAATTTATATTGCATTACTAAGAGGAATCAATGTAGGCGGGCATAAGATAATTAAAATGGCCGATTTAAAAGAAATGTTTGAATCCATAGGGTTAAAACAAGTAAAAACATATATTCAAAGCGGTAATATCGTGTTCAAATCTGAGGAAGATATAACATTTCTAAAGGAACGAATACAATCTGAAATTAAAAACGTTTTCGATTTTGATGTTCCAGTTATTCTAAAGACAAATGAAGAGTTTATAAATATTATAAACAATGTTCCTTATGAGACGGATGCATTACTAGAAAGAGAAAATATACATGTTGCTTTTTTAGCTAATTCACTTACTGCAGATGAAAGTAAGCAATTACTTATGTATAAAAGTGAAATGGAGGATTGTTATATAGATGAGAAGGTGGTTTATTTGTTTTTCAAAAATAGCATTCGGAATTCTAAATTAATGAACCAGTTTCAGAAGTTACATACACCAGCTACAGTCAGGAATTGGCGGACTGTGAATAAATTAAAAGCGATAATTGAGGGTATGTAA
- the kynA gene encoding tryptophan 2,3-dioxygenase has protein sequence MKENEKVIMEKGIHTDFKENMTYGEYLQLDSLLSSQKRLSDHHDEMLFIVIHQASELWMKLILHELNAAIESIKQDKLQPAFKMLARVSKIQSQIIQSWDILATLTPSEYIEFRDSLGQASGFQSYQYRMIEYALGYKTPHALKIYEKDPELHGRLHTALHTPSLYDVAIQALVKEGFPIHKDVLNRDITQPYEEDATVEAAWIEVYADVKKYWNLYQLAEKLIDIEDWLQQWRFRHMKTVERIIGHKMGTGGSSGVSYLKRVLDQRFFPELWNVRTKL, from the coding sequence ATGAAAGAAAACGAAAAGGTAATTATGGAAAAAGGGATTCATACGGACTTTAAAGAGAATATGACATACGGGGAGTATTTACAATTAGATAGTTTACTCTCTTCTCAAAAGAGATTATCAGACCATCATGATGAAATGTTATTCATCGTGATTCACCAAGCAAGTGAACTTTGGATGAAGCTTATTTTACATGAGTTAAACGCAGCAATCGAATCTATTAAACAAGATAAACTACAACCAGCTTTTAAAATGTTAGCACGTGTATCAAAAATTCAGTCGCAAATTATTCAATCTTGGGATATTCTTGCGACATTAACGCCATCAGAGTACATTGAGTTTCGTGATTCACTCGGTCAAGCTTCTGGTTTTCAATCGTATCAATATCGTATGATTGAGTATGCACTTGGCTATAAAACGCCTCACGCATTAAAAATTTATGAAAAAGATCCAGAATTACACGGTCGCCTTCATACAGCGCTACATACACCAAGTTTGTATGATGTCGCAATTCAAGCTCTTGTAAAAGAAGGATTCCCGATACATAAAGATGTATTAAATCGTGATATTACGCAGCCTTATGAAGAAGATGCAACAGTAGAAGCAGCTTGGATTGAAGTGTATGCGGATGTGAAAAAATATTGGAATTTATATCAACTCGCTGAAAAATTAATCGATATTGAAGATTGGTTGCAACAATGGCGTTTCCGTCATATGAAAACAGTAGAACGCATTATCGGACATAAAATGGGAACAGGCGGCTCTTCTGGTGTATCTTATTTAAAGCGAGTACTTGATCAACGATTCTTCCCAGAGCTTTGGAATGTTCGCACGAAATTATAA